In Psychrobacter sp. P11G3, a single genomic region encodes these proteins:
- a CDS encoding flavin-containing monooxygenase — MYAVIGAGPMGLAAARNLQKLNIPFVGFELHTDVGGLWDIDNPHSTMYESAHLISSKRMTEFKEFPMSDSVAAYPHHTQLRQYFRDFSDTFNLKSHYEFSTRVISMVPEGGGWRLISECNGQTQSRLFDGVLMANGTLHTPNMPSLPGTFAGTLMHSSEYRSPSAFNDKRVLIVGCGNSGADIAVDAVHHAKSVDISLRRGYYFLPKFIKGQPIDTLGGKLKLPRPVKQRMDAAMIRMVIGKPSDYGLPNPNYRMYESHPVVNSLVLHHLGHGDIKARRDIRRIDGHTVTFSDGESHDYDLILMATGYLLNYPFIERAQLNWPANHDAPQLYMNVFHPEHDNLFMMGMVEAAGLGWEGRNQQARLVALYIQQRQKNTAAVKQFNKVKRKRAGKTLDGGYDYIKLARMAYYVNKDEYLETLSKHIAELETEQPVLASEV; from the coding sequence ATGTACGCAGTAATTGGAGCAGGTCCAATGGGGCTCGCTGCAGCCCGAAATTTGCAAAAACTCAATATTCCTTTTGTCGGCTTTGAGCTACACACAGATGTAGGAGGGCTATGGGATATCGACAATCCGCACAGTACCATGTATGAAAGTGCCCACTTGATTTCGTCCAAGCGTATGACGGAGTTCAAAGAGTTTCCTATGAGCGACTCAGTCGCGGCGTATCCTCATCATACCCAGCTCCGTCAATACTTCCGTGATTTTTCAGACACGTTTAATCTAAAATCACATTATGAATTCTCTACGCGAGTCATCAGTATGGTGCCCGAAGGGGGAGGCTGGCGCTTAATTAGCGAGTGCAATGGTCAAACGCAGTCGCGACTGTTTGATGGTGTGCTCATGGCAAATGGCACTTTACATACCCCCAATATGCCAAGTTTGCCAGGTACGTTTGCAGGCACGTTGATGCATTCCTCTGAATATCGTAGCCCGTCAGCGTTTAATGACAAACGTGTGTTGATCGTCGGCTGCGGTAACTCGGGCGCTGATATCGCTGTTGATGCGGTACATCATGCCAAATCGGTCGATATTAGTCTGCGCCGCGGCTATTACTTTCTGCCCAAATTTATCAAAGGTCAGCCCATTGACACATTAGGCGGAAAACTAAAATTACCGCGTCCAGTTAAGCAGCGCATGGATGCAGCGATGATTCGTATGGTCATCGGAAAACCTTCTGATTATGGATTGCCAAACCCAAACTATCGCATGTACGAATCACATCCTGTGGTCAATTCATTGGTATTGCATCATTTGGGTCATGGCGATATTAAAGCGCGTCGTGATATTCGCCGCATCGATGGTCATACGGTGACTTTTAGTGATGGTGAAAGTCATGATTATGATTTGATTCTTATGGCGACTGGGTATTTACTAAACTATCCGTTTATTGAGCGCGCGCAGCTTAATTGGCCTGCCAATCATGACGCTCCGCAGCTTTATATGAATGTCTTTCATCCTGAGCATGATAATTTATTTATGATGGGTATGGTTGAGGCAGCAGGATTAGGTTGGGAGGGTCGAAATCAACAAGCACGGCTCGTTGCACTATATATTCAGCAGCGTCAGAAAAATACAGCAGCCGTTAAACAGTTCAATAAAGTGAAACGTAAGCGAGCAGGCAAAACGCTCGATGGTGGCTATGATTATATTAAGCTTGCACGTATGGCATATTATGTGAATAAAGATGAATACTTAGAAACGCTGTCCAAGCATATTGCCGAGCTTGAAACAGAACAGCCTGTATTGGCATCAGAGGTATGA
- a CDS encoding bile acid:sodium symporter family protein: MIAAVAFEPRSLILLNLILALMMFGVSLSLRLGDFKRIVLSPIAPIAGLFAQFFLLPLATCLFTWALNINPELALGMILVASCPGGSFSNIMTWLARGNVAVSVSMTAVSSLAAAILTPVNFAFYGWLNPHTREYLTKITIEPSSILILVLLVLALPLVLGMVTGRRLPDLVVRIQKPLRIFSLLVLMAFVAIAFSSNFALFLERFHSFFWLVVGHNFLALSLGYGMGLMLKLPVADRRAVTLEVGIQNSGLGLVILFTFFPEAGGMMLITAFWGVWHLVSGLTLSQIWARIPYE; encoded by the coding sequence ATGATAGCGGCAGTGGCGTTTGAGCCACGGAGCTTGATTCTGCTCAATCTTATCTTGGCGCTGATGATGTTCGGCGTGTCATTGAGTTTACGTCTTGGAGATTTTAAGCGTATCGTTTTGTCTCCCATTGCGCCGATAGCGGGACTGTTCGCTCAGTTCTTTCTACTGCCCTTAGCCACGTGCCTGTTTACGTGGGCATTGAATATCAATCCTGAGTTGGCGCTAGGAATGATTTTGGTCGCGTCTTGCCCAGGTGGTAGTTTTTCTAACATTATGACTTGGCTGGCACGCGGTAATGTCGCGGTGTCAGTCAGTATGACAGCGGTATCAAGTCTCGCTGCGGCTATATTAACACCAGTCAATTTTGCCTTTTACGGTTGGCTTAACCCACACACGCGTGAGTATCTGACAAAGATAACGATTGAGCCTAGTAGTATTCTGATACTGGTTTTATTGGTGCTAGCGTTACCTCTAGTGCTGGGGATGGTAACGGGGCGACGATTGCCAGATCTTGTCGTGCGTATCCAAAAACCGCTACGTATTTTCTCGCTGCTTGTGCTGATGGCTTTTGTGGCAATCGCTTTTTCTAGCAATTTCGCGCTATTTTTAGAGCGTTTTCATAGCTTTTTTTGGTTGGTCGTTGGCCATAATTTCTTGGCACTTTCGTTAGGTTATGGCATGGGGCTGATGCTCAAGTTGCCAGTCGCGGATCGGCGAGCGGTGACTTTAGAAGTAGGAATACAAAACTCAGGGCTAGGGCTGGTTATTTTATTTACTTTTTTCCCAGAGGCAGGCGGCATGATGCTGATCACGGCATTCTGGGGCGTATGGCATTTGGTGTCAGGATTGACACTTTCACAAATTTGGGCACGGATACCCTATGAATAA
- a CDS encoding SDR family oxidoreductase translates to MNKSVMNKSIVNKRILITGAAGYIGHQLGNRLADHYHVVGTDIRKRDDLDFPVHVLDVRDEGLATLLKEEGITHVVHLASILQASKGRARDYDIDVNGTRNVLDCCIKAGVTHITLTSSGAAYGYHADNPEWIDEQDALRGNPEFAYSDHKRQVEEMLADFREQHPQLQQLIFRPGTVLGADTRNQITSLFMAPRVLALKGSESPFVFIWDQDVIGAMEIGIREDKTGIYNMAGDGALTMKDIANRLNKPLLTLPVGLVKAVLQVAKWGGKPTGPEQVNFLRYRPVLSNRRLKEEFGYCLEKTSAETFEYFIECNGLRKP, encoded by the coding sequence ATGAATAAAAGCGTAATGAATAAAAGCATAGTGAACAAGCGTATATTAATCACTGGTGCCGCAGGTTACATCGGCCATCAACTGGGCAATCGTCTGGCTGATCATTACCATGTCGTCGGCACAGATATTCGCAAGCGTGATGATCTAGACTTTCCGGTTCACGTATTAGATGTACGCGATGAGGGTTTAGCAACGCTACTAAAAGAAGAGGGCATCACCCATGTCGTGCATCTCGCTTCTATCTTGCAAGCGTCAAAAGGTCGTGCTCGTGACTATGATATCGATGTCAATGGCACGCGCAACGTACTTGATTGCTGCATCAAAGCAGGTGTCACACATATAACGCTCACCAGCTCGGGTGCTGCCTACGGCTATCATGCTGACAATCCTGAATGGATTGATGAGCAAGATGCACTACGCGGTAACCCTGAGTTTGCTTACTCGGATCACAAAAGGCAGGTCGAGGAAATGCTTGCAGATTTTCGCGAGCAGCATCCGCAACTACAGCAGCTGATCTTTCGACCTGGCACCGTACTAGGCGCTGATACGCGTAATCAAATTACCAGTCTGTTTATGGCGCCGCGTGTGCTTGCGCTCAAAGGCAGTGAGTCGCCCTTTGTGTTTATTTGGGATCAAGACGTGATCGGCGCTATGGAAATAGGTATTCGCGAGGATAAAACTGGCATCTACAACATGGCAGGTGATGGCGCACTGACGATGAAGGATATCGCAAACCGACTGAATAAACCGTTATTGACTCTGCCAGTGGGTTTGGTTAAAGCTGTCTTACAAGTGGCAAAATGGGGTGGCAAACCAACGGGACCAGAACAGGTTAATTTTTTGCGTTATCGCCCAGTACTGAGTAATAGGCGACTCAAAGAAGAGTTTGGTTATTGTTTAGAAAAAACGTCTGCTGAAACCTTCGAGTATTTCATCGAATGCAATGGATTGCGTAAACCTTGA
- a CDS encoding SDR family oxidoreductase, producing MSSINVTLITGAASGLGWAMAQHWYAAGHHLVLADIDEQALIARARELEDSARVMTVVTNITQIDDIAALIEQVSERFGRLDLLVNNAGITHRSPAHQTDPAVFRKVMAVDWQGAVELTMAALPMLRESKGQIICIGSMAGWMPVPGRAAYCAAKGALTQFFEVLRLELESEGIHILMVYPSFLDTPIENHALGRDGSIAKHPRSMIGNMRSAEWMAEQIDQGLQRRKRWILPDPLSRFGSLLWRIAPALYLRQVRKRFGSELR from the coding sequence ATGTCATCAATAAATGTTACTTTAATCACTGGTGCTGCATCAGGACTTGGTTGGGCAATGGCACAGCACTGGTATGCTGCTGGACATCACTTAGTACTCGCTGATATAGATGAGCAAGCGCTGATCGCCCGCGCTCGTGAGTTAGAGGACTCTGCTAGAGTCATGACAGTCGTCACTAATATTACTCAAATTGATGATATTGCTGCGCTTATTGAGCAAGTTAGCGAGCGCTTTGGCCGTCTTGATCTATTGGTGAATAATGCTGGGATTACCCATCGATCACCAGCGCATCAGACTGATCCTGCGGTGTTCCGCAAAGTTATGGCGGTAGATTGGCAAGGAGCAGTAGAGCTGACCATGGCTGCGTTACCGATGCTAAGAGAATCTAAAGGTCAAATTATCTGTATCGGCTCAATGGCTGGCTGGATGCCCGTTCCTGGACGGGCAGCATACTGTGCGGCAAAAGGTGCGCTGACCCAGTTCTTTGAAGTATTGCGCTTGGAGCTAGAGTCTGAGGGGATACATATTCTTATGGTCTATCCTAGCTTTCTTGATACACCTATCGAGAACCACGCGCTCGGCCGTGATGGCAGTATCGCAAAGCATCCACGCTCAATGATCGGTAATATGCGTAGTGCTGAGTGGATGGCCGAACAGATCGATCAAGGTTTGCAGCGGCGCAAACGTTGGATATTGCCGGACCCTCTCTCGCGCTTTGGTAGTTTACTATGGCGTATTGCGCCAGCTTTATACTTGCGTCAGGTGCGTAAACGTTTTGGAAGTGAGTTGCGGTAG
- a CDS encoding bile acid:sodium symporter family protein, protein MQFLRMISQQLSRFTALVIILAAAVTFIEPATFSWVTGDTQVIVLGVIMLAMGMTLGKEDYKVLAQRPLDIFIGSIIQYTIMPILAISVARLFDLSPGLTLGLVLVGTCPGGVSSNIMSYLAKGDVAFSVGMTTVSTIIAPLVTPLWLNYLVGQSVEMDGWGMFRFMLLVTLLPVAIGSMLNILFQNKHWFNDVRAVMPGVAVLAFAAIVGGVAAVFGDQFLQSGLVVILAIAVHNIVGYVLGYYSGALFGMSKPKKRTISIEVGVQNAGLATGLSTKFFPGNAESAIAAAVACIWHSVSGSILANIFAWWDKRQEAKNPTVIEIEETMELGKPIRNH, encoded by the coding sequence ATGCAGTTTTTGAGGATGATAAGTCAGCAGTTGAGTCGATTTACGGCATTGGTTATTATTTTAGCGGCCGCAGTGACATTTATAGAGCCTGCGACTTTTTCTTGGGTGACAGGTGATACCCAAGTCATCGTTCTGGGTGTCATTATGCTCGCAATGGGTATGACACTAGGTAAAGAAGACTATAAAGTGTTGGCCCAGCGCCCGCTTGATATTTTTATCGGTTCAATTATCCAATATACCATTATGCCGATTTTAGCGATTAGCGTGGCTAGATTGTTTGACTTATCGCCTGGGCTAACACTGGGTCTAGTATTGGTTGGGACTTGTCCTGGTGGTGTGTCTTCAAACATTATGAGCTACCTTGCCAAAGGTGATGTGGCGTTTTCGGTAGGTATGACCACCGTATCAACCATCATTGCACCGTTAGTGACGCCACTTTGGCTAAATTATTTGGTTGGTCAATCTGTAGAAATGGATGGCTGGGGTATGTTCCGCTTTATGCTATTAGTGACATTGTTGCCAGTCGCTATCGGCTCTATGTTAAACATACTATTTCAAAACAAACACTGGTTTAATGATGTACGTGCGGTGATGCCAGGCGTGGCTGTATTAGCTTTTGCCGCTATCGTCGGTGGCGTTGCCGCTGTATTTGGTGATCAGTTCTTGCAGTCAGGGCTAGTCGTTATCTTGGCCATTGCGGTACACAATATCGTCGGCTATGTATTGGGCTACTACTCAGGTGCCTTATTTGGTATGAGCAAACCCAAAAAACGCACCATATCTATTGAGGTTGGTGTACAAAACGCAGGGTTGGCCACGGGCTTAAGCACGAAATTTTTCCCTGGCAATGCAGAGTCCGCCATCGCTGCCGCCGTCGCTTGTATTTGGCACTCTGTTTCTGGCTCTATATTGGCCAATATCTTCGCTTGGTGGGATAAGCGTCAGGAAGCGAAAAATCCTACCGTCATTGAGATTGAAGAGACCATGGAGCTTGGCAAACCAATTAGAAATCATTAG
- a CDS encoding MarR family winged helix-turn-helix transcriptional regulator, with amino-acid sequence MPNQPYQFHFFLHCGHLIEERLRTKLTPLEVMPRQARVLDALGRMGQASQVQLADEFGLSAASMSTMTARLLAAGLIERRVDEQELRSNILKLSEHGKGLLTQIYEVWHELDQEIYEAIGSENATQLARITHELRNAFGGFTPGENSSNSEELASTQLILKQS; translated from the coding sequence ATGCCTAATCAACCTTATCAGTTTCACTTTTTTTTGCATTGTGGTCATCTCATCGAAGAACGCCTGCGTACTAAGCTGACCCCTTTAGAGGTCATGCCGCGTCAAGCACGAGTATTAGATGCGCTCGGAAGAATGGGGCAAGCATCACAAGTGCAGTTGGCTGACGAGTTTGGATTGTCTGCTGCAAGCATGAGCACGATGACAGCACGCTTACTGGCAGCAGGTCTAATAGAAAGACGCGTCGATGAGCAAGAACTGCGTAGCAATATCCTCAAGCTATCCGAGCATGGTAAAGGTTTATTAACGCAGATTTATGAGGTATGGCACGAATTAGATCAAGAAATATATGAGGCGATAGGGTCTGAAAATGCGACGCAACTTGCAAGGATTACTCATGAGTTACGCAATGCGTTTGGTGGCTTTACACCAGGTGAGAATAGCTCGAATTCAGAAGAATTAGCTTCTACACAATTAATTTTAAAACAGTCTTAA
- a CDS encoding YHYH protein: protein MKTKILYNGILVSMALTLTACSQLAEQYSVEAANDTSQTLKTASTANGGVDMTRISQDALVKAPETVDCTLESGAAAKCAKIVVKHQPDNLKIGRFCPETLDDKGGVWNWDGEESGLYRIDEKFLTMLETQGYQFYDADGKVNIVDVRTTQPTENNACLSASADESVEMTILLPLSPVKADQATSLGTVAKVGLALDGVPIFADAPSVLQTGHMPALDTCGGHIDPGGWYHWHATSTDINSVFEHEHVDASCALEQKADALFAYAFDGYPIYGSVDSDGKIPTDLDACNGHTGATLENPKGGYHYHASTEFPNLPSCLNGVVAKDNFTTTAKQGIGAQGGGPGAGGPGQGLPPGFDTAATTLGVSETELLSAIMKNGGRELDTAAAAKDLGVTEAALKAALPN, encoded by the coding sequence ATGAAAACAAAGATACTTTACAATGGCATACTGGTCAGTATGGCATTAACACTAACCGCTTGTAGTCAACTTGCTGAGCAATATTCGGTAGAGGCTGCTAACGATACTAGTCAAACGCTAAAAACTGCTAGCACTGCTAATGGTGGTGTTGATATGACACGCATCAGCCAAGATGCCCTTGTAAAAGCCCCTGAAACTGTCGATTGTACATTAGAAAGTGGCGCTGCTGCCAAGTGTGCAAAGATAGTAGTCAAGCACCAACCTGATAACTTAAAAATTGGTCGGTTTTGCCCAGAGACGCTAGATGACAAAGGTGGTGTCTGGAACTGGGATGGCGAAGAATCGGGGCTCTACCGTATCGATGAAAAGTTTTTGACGATGTTAGAGACGCAGGGTTATCAATTCTATGACGCTGACGGCAAGGTCAATATCGTTGATGTGCGTACGACCCAGCCAACGGAAAATAATGCCTGCCTGTCTGCCTCAGCTGACGAATCGGTCGAGATGACCATTTTATTGCCATTATCACCAGTCAAAGCTGACCAAGCAACCAGTCTAGGCACTGTAGCCAAAGTTGGGTTGGCTCTTGATGGCGTGCCTATTTTTGCGGACGCGCCTTCAGTGCTACAAACCGGACACATGCCTGCGCTCGACACTTGCGGTGGCCATATTGATCCGGGTGGCTGGTACCACTGGCATGCCACATCAACAGACATCAACTCAGTGTTTGAGCATGAACATGTCGATGCTAGTTGTGCCTTAGAGCAAAAGGCTGATGCCTTGTTTGCCTATGCATTTGACGGTTATCCTATCTACGGTAGCGTGGACAGTGATGGCAAGATACCGACTGATCTGGATGCCTGCAACGGACATACTGGCGCAACCCTTGAAAACCCTAAAGGTGGTTACCACTACCACGCATCGACAGAATTTCCAAACTTGCCAAGTTGCTTGAACGGTGTAGTCGCTAAGGATAACTTCACGACCACTGCCAAACAAGGCATTGGCGCTCAAGGTGGAGGTCCGGGAGCAGGTGGTCCAGGCCAAGGTTTGCCCCCAGGTTTTGATACAGCAGCTACAACACTTGGTGTTTCAGAAACTGAGTTGTTAAGCGCGATTATGAAAAATGGTGGAAGAGAGCTCGATACTGCTGCGGCTGCCAAAGATCTTGGTGTGACCGAAGCAGCTTTAAAAGCGGCCTTACCCAACTAA
- a CDS encoding YHYH protein has translation MQLSTAKFSLSCLALTLASGGLFACSSDVSNTSESTSTSVSSKNADNVMPSVQPSYFLSDGLVEPISKVSCSLSDGSTGECYKIVTENKPSDVGMGPWCPSNITDDASKGGIWLEGGEVHDVDGEFVKNLAEFYGDSNWNMYNKTTGKIIKTSTLEDCVAAANPNVGAEYRNYCVECLPEYAADLTDTFYIPVTPKASASITEFGGPGPQSRGPSVRGIAFNGVRFDAPAPVSNILGAYTLAPFDDAGGHINPHAGYHYHAATGLTTKIEQDDGHAPMIGYALDGYGIYANTDTEGNEYTDLDEARGHYDDVRGYHYHVDKAGNNNFINGLRGVYAED, from the coding sequence ATGCAACTTTCTACTGCTAAATTTAGCTTAAGCTGCTTAGCGCTGACACTCGCATCAGGCGGGCTTTTCGCTTGTAGTAGTGACGTGTCGAACACTAGTGAAAGTACGTCTACCAGTGTATCTAGCAAAAATGCAGACAATGTGATGCCATCGGTACAACCGTCTTATTTTTTGAGTGATGGCTTGGTTGAGCCTATTAGTAAGGTGTCATGCTCATTGTCAGATGGCAGCACTGGTGAATGCTATAAAATCGTTACCGAAAATAAGCCAAGTGACGTTGGTATGGGGCCGTGGTGTCCGAGCAATATTACAGATGATGCCTCAAAAGGTGGGATTTGGCTAGAAGGCGGCGAAGTCCATGATGTTGATGGCGAGTTCGTTAAAAACTTAGCAGAGTTCTATGGCGACAGCAACTGGAATATGTATAACAAAACCACTGGGAAAATTATAAAAACATCAACGCTTGAGGACTGTGTCGCTGCGGCCAACCCCAACGTCGGTGCAGAGTATCGTAACTATTGTGTGGAGTGCCTGCCAGAGTACGCCGCAGATTTGACCGATACTTTCTATATACCAGTGACGCCAAAAGCCTCAGCAAGTATCACTGAGTTCGGTGGCCCAGGCCCTCAATCGAGAGGTCCATCGGTACGCGGTATTGCCTTTAATGGTGTACGTTTTGATGCGCCAGCACCTGTCAGTAATATCTTAGGCGCTTATACGCTTGCGCCGTTCGATGATGCAGGCGGTCATATTAATCCTCACGCCGGCTACCATTATCATGCTGCCACTGGACTAACGACTAAGATTGAACAAGACGACGGTCATGCACCAATGATAGGTTATGCACTTGATGGTTATGGCATATACGCTAATACTGATACAGAGGGTAATGAATATACCGATCTGGATGAAGCACGTGGACATTATGATGATGTGAGAGGGTATCACTATCATGTGGACAAAGCAGGCAATAACAACTTCATCAACGGACTGCGTGGTGTGTATGCTGAAGACTAG